In a single window of the Drosophila albomicans strain 15112-1751.03 chromosome 3, ASM965048v2, whole genome shotgun sequence genome:
- the LOC117569038 gene encoding GTP-binding protein RAD isoform X3: protein MNMHHLRVNDDDEDVDRLRTFSASKGGIINRGDSFRRRRSRSNSLAPVSPMHTRNAMAGLNGGGGGGSSLGLGSAYNGGGSSTNGFSEAPGQDNHQPVEFYRVEMLGSAGVGKQALVSQFRTSDCINAYDGPECDEAEQNISIILNGIESELKFLTGNTESKDELEQADAFLVVYSCIDKESFTRAKQILSRLQDMDLLRHRPTILVANKIDLARSRAVSAQDGKCVACTFGAKFIEVSVGINHNCDELLAGTLTQIRLKKDQNLLQLNPKKSKDKTKFKDSKDKKVETVETDKCLTLTDLKADDVGHRDGSSPAHWYKSRSVMLASMKARQMLTWILGKEDSKFKHCENLQVL, encoded by the exons GCATCATCAATCGCGGTGACTCCTTCCGAAGACGTCGCTCACGCAGCAACAGCCTGGCGCCCGTTAGTCCCATGCACACACGTAATGCGATGGCCGGTCTTaatggcggcggcggcggtggcagcagTCTCGGACTAGGCAGCGCCTACAatggcggcggcagcagcactAATGGCTTCAGCGAGGCTCCTGGCCAGGACAACCATCAGCCGGTGGAGTTCTATCGCGTGGAAATGCTCGGCTCAGCGGGTGTGGGCAAGCAGGCGCTTGTCTCGCAGTTTCGCACATCCGATTGCATTAATGCCTACGATGGACCAG AATGCGATGAGGCTGAACAGAATATCTCAATTATTTTGAATGGCATCGAATCGGAGCTGAAGTTTCTCACGGGCAACACAGAGAGCAAG GATGAACTGGAACAGGCGGATGCATTTCTGGTGGTTTACTCCTGCATTGACAAGGAGTCCTTTACACGGGCCAAGCAGATTTTATCGCGACTGCAGGACATGGACCTGCTGCGCCATCGTCCCACCATTTTGGTGGCCAACAAAATTGATTTGGCCAGATCACGCGCCGTCTCAGCGCAAG ATGGAAAATGTGTGGCCTGCACGTTTGGAGCCAAGTTCATCGAGGTATCCGTGGGCATTAACCATAACTGTGATGAACTGTTGGCTGGGACATTGACCCAAATACGGCTCAAAAAGGATCAGAATCTATTGCAG CTGAATCCGAAAAAGTCGAAagacaaaactaaatttaaagataGCAAAGACAAGAAAGTAGAGACTGTAGAAACTGATAAATGTCTGACACTGACTGATCTTAAGGCCGACGATGTG GGTCACAGGGACGGCAGCTCCCCGGCGCATTGGTATAAGAGCCGCAGTGTGATGTTGGCCAGCATGAAGGCTCGCCAAATGCTCACTTGGATACTGGGCAAGGAGGATTCCAAATTTAAGCACTGCGAGAATTTGCAGGTGCTCTAA
- the LOC117569039 gene encoding uncharacterized protein LOC117569039, which produces MVYIMQILVLITCCVAINIVYAYPTEQISSQSPRLSDDSEVEIQLPLTEAALRNLYRYERTLNRLRRAVAELDYEEAAADDMELAEINVFRPLFRYRAEIARQVKNPQQQPQQFG; this is translated from the exons ATGGTGTATATTATG CAAATTTTGGTGCTAATCACGTGCTGTGTTGCTATAAACATCGTTTATGCCTATCCAACTGAACAAATCAGCTCACAGAGCCCAAGACTGAGTGACGACAGTGAAGTAGAAATCCAGTTGCCATTGACTGAAGCTGCTCTGCGAAATCTCTATAGATACGAACGCACATTGAACAGACTGCGACGAGCTGTGGCGGAGCTAGACTACGAGGAGGCAGCCGCTGATGACATGGAACTGGCTGAGATAAATGTGTTCCGTCCTCTGTTTCGTTATCGTGCTGAGATCGCCAGACAAGTGAAGAatccacagcaacagccacagcaatttGGCTGA